The following are encoded together in the Triticum dicoccoides isolate Atlit2015 ecotype Zavitan chromosome 6B, WEW_v2.0, whole genome shotgun sequence genome:
- the LOC119321137 gene encoding pistil-specific extensin-like protein: MARRIRPPPSHPLLDIFFPRLRPLPHAPDPLPLLSLARSLLLPRALTGPVVAGVHHRAERRLHSPSMCPRPAPPSSTSRALPDRSRRGTPPPPASSSPITAVASSPSIRVISSTPAPYELATDLPLMVDPWSQMPPPMDAATLTYLSSDNFLVR, from the exons ATGGCCAGGAGGATAAGACCTCCACCGAGCCACCCCCTCCTAGATATTTTCTTCCCCCGCCTCCGCCCACTTCCACATGCCCCAGATccacttcccctcctctccctcgcccgcTCCCTTCTCCTCCCGCGCGCCCTGACCGGTCCTGTGGTCGCCGGCGTGCACCACCGCGCCGAGCGCCGCCTCCACTCCCCTTCGATGTGCCCACGACCCGCGCCACCGTCGTCCACGTCGCGTGCGCTACCGGATCGCAGCCGAAGAGGAACACCACCGCCGCCTGCGTCTTCGTCCCCAATTACGGCAGTCGCGTCCTCGCCGTCGATCCGCGTCATCTCGTCCACCCCGGCCCCGTACGAGCTCGCCACCGACCTCCCCTTG atggtggatccctggagccagatgccaccgccgatggatgctgctac CCTAACatatctgagcagtgataatttCCTGGTTAGGTGA